ACTGACTTTTGTCCTGTTGCGAGGAGAAGCACAAATTGGCTTCTAGCCACTATACGTAATAAAAAAGTGGTGCATGGGAGGGGGGTAGGGGGATGTTACGAAAGTTGCAATCCACATGAAAATGACAGAGGCATGACAAAGCAAAATAAAAGAGATATGTTAGCTACTCATATATTATCGCCAACGGAAAAAATAAATCCTATGTAGCAACCGGCACACAGTATTAGAACAACTCAATTACAAGCAAAATATGGTTCTTACGTGTGCGAGTACCAATTGCCTTAACAAGTTGTACAACTTGAACCCGAAAGAAATattcttgaacttaatcattttacACGTTTGTACCACTAGCACCTAGTTGGCTAGCTACTAGGTACGTGTGTCCCGACTAGTACGACCTGACCTCTTCTCGGCCAATGAAGATGATGCAGTTATTTTCGTGCCACGAGATCAAATGACGATCGAAGTTCCTCCACATCGGCAGAGGTAATCTCGATCAGAAGAAATAACAGGCCGCGGACGATTATACCTGACTACCTCAACGCGCGCACATGTGCTTCGAATTTGACCAGTGTAATTCGTTGAGATATATTTTTTCTATGAAACTTTCCAAGCTTAGTTATACCTCAGAGAAGCAATCGATCATGTGCAGGCAGTATAAATACACAACGTACGCATGGTGGCAGTCTATCTCATCGTTACAGATATATCTCCTTGATTAGTTTTGTAAGCTCTTCATCAGCGATGGAGTACTCGACGAAGCTAGTGCTGCTGCTCGTAGCTCTCATGTCGGCCATGGCGGTCACGGCCCAAAACTCGGAGCAGGACTTCGTGGACGCCCACAACGCGGCGCGCGCCGACGTGGGCCTTGGGGAGGTGACATGGGACGCTACGGTGGCAGCCTTCGCGCAGGACTACGCGGATCAGCGCCGCGGCGACTGCCAGCTGATCCATACTCCTGATGGCCGGCCGTACGGGGAGAACCTCTACGGAGGCGGCGGGACCGAGTGGACGGCGACGGACGCCGTGAATTCGTGGGTGTCGGAGAAGCAGTACTACGACCACGACAGCAACACCTGCTCGGCGCCCGAGGGTGAGTCGTGCGGGCACTACACGCAGGTGGTGTGGCGCGACTCGACGGCCATCGGCTGCGCCCGCGTCGTCTGCGACAGCGGCG
This is a stretch of genomic DNA from Triticum dicoccoides isolate Atlit2015 ecotype Zavitan unplaced genomic scaffold, WEW_v2.0 scaffold19249, whole genome shotgun sequence. It encodes these proteins:
- the LOC119344913 gene encoding pathogenesis-related protein PRB1-3-like yields the protein MEYSTKLVLLLVALMSAMAVTAQNSEQDFVDAHNAARADVGLGEVTWDATVAAFAQDYADQRRGDCQLIHTPDGRPYGENLYGGGGTEWTATDAVNSWVSEKQYYDHDSNTCSAPEGESCGHYTQVVWRDSTAIGCARVVCDSGDGVFIICSYNPPGNFPGV